The following coding sequences lie in one Lolium perenne isolate Kyuss_39 chromosome 2, Kyuss_2.0, whole genome shotgun sequence genomic window:
- the LOC127333751 gene encoding LOW QUALITY PROTEIN: uncharacterized protein (The sequence of the model RefSeq protein was modified relative to this genomic sequence to represent the inferred CDS: deleted 1 base in 1 codon) translates to MPFLSTPSFDLSAGAEPTLGPRPPPPPPAPPAAAAPPPQVSEAAARRLREAEERLREAIQELHHHHGRDEEGGGWGCCVHQGESCLAHAAGNLCQTFLLSYGVRVGIGILLRAFKLARRRSYGSLLDLKQLVSEKDLIVREEACRVGLLFGGFTGSYHALRCLLRRFRKKETPFNAFRGRLGDTCTRDSSRRRTLSLYLLARLAQCAYNSAKSKNRFHFWGSHWRHGDALLFSLACAQIMYAFVMRPESLPKSYRDFIQKTGPVAEPVYKAVRDSCRGGHVDLIGLSALFANKKNLNLMKLTKSPSIIPCSVIHPDRASCLAHNVTVTSSTFKKTFPLYFSLTFVPFVVLRLQKFLESPAATCWRALVGAVRSTTFLSAFVTLFQSAICLHRKVASKDHKLVYWFGGLISGLSILLENKARRAELALYVLPRAGESLWYILINRHLLPNIKNAEVALFCMCMGGIMYFLEYEPDTMAPFLRGLIRRFLASKITNPSPPPNRNASYSYLQALNVLEQPKAQPGPENGLPTSETYTLESIPGL, encoded by the exons ATGCCCTTCCTCTCCACGCCGTCGTTCGACCTCTCCGCCGGCGCCGAGCCCACCCTCGGCCCgcgccctccccctcctcctcctgcccCGCCCGCCGCCGCGGCCCCTCCGCCGCAGGTCtccgaggcggcggcgcggcggctgcgggaggcggaggagcgcCTGCGGGAGGCCATCCAGgagctccaccaccaccacggccGGGACGAGGAGGGCGGCGGCTGGGGGTGCTGCGTGCACCAGGGGGAGTCGTGCCTGGCGCACGCGGCCGGGAACCTGTGCCAGACCTTCCTGCTCTCCTACGGCGTCCGCGTCGGCATCGGGATCCTCCTGCGCGCCTTCAAGCTCGCACGCCGCAGATCCTACGGCTCCCTACTCGATCTCAAG CAACTGGTTTCGGAGAAAGATCTAATAGTAAGAGAGGAAGCTTGCCGGGTAGGGCTACTTTTTGGAGGATTCACAGGATCCTATCACGCACTTCGATGTTTACTCAGGAGATTTCGCAAAAAGGAAACACCATTCAATGC gttccgtgGCAGGCTTGGCGATACTTGCACTCGA GATTCAAGTAGGAGACGTACCCTTTCTCTATATCTTCTAGCAAGGCTTGCTCAG TGTGCATATAATTCTGCAAAGTCCAAAAATAGATTTCACTTTTGGGGAAGCCATTGGAGGCATGGAGATGCGTTGCTTTTTTCTCTCGCATGTGCCCAG ATTATGTATGCTTTTGTTATGAGGCCTGAAAGCTTACCGAAATCGTACCGAGACTTCATCCAAAAGACAGGACCAGTTGCGGAACCTGTTTACAAGGCTGTCAGAGATAGCTGCAGAGGTGGTCATGTGGATCTCATTGGCCTCTCGGCCTTATTCGCAAACAAGAAGAATTTGAATTTGATGAAATTAACGAAAAGTCCATCCATTATTCCATGCTCTGTGATTCATCCCGACAGAGCATCATGCTTGGCTCATAATGTTACTGTCACTTCATCAACATTCAAGAAAACATTCCCTCTGTACTTCTCATTGACATTTGTCCCCTTTGTTGTTCTACGTCTTCAAAAG TTTTTGGAATCCCCAGCTGCAACTTGCTGGCGTGCTCTTGTGGGTGCAGTTCGATCTACCACCTTTTTGTCTGCTTTTGTCACTCTCTTCCAG TCTGCCATCTGTTTGCATCGTAAAGTTGCAAGCAAAGACCACAAACTTGTGTATTGGTTTGGTGGTTTAATTTCTGGTCTTTCGATTCTCTTGGAGAATAAAGCTAGAAGAGCGGAGTTAGCTCTCTATGTACTCCCCCGTGCTGGAGAATCCCTATGGTATATATTGATCAACCGTCACCTCCTCCCAAATATAAAAAATGCCGAG GTGGCTCTTTTCTGCATGTGCATGGGAGGAATCATGTATTTTCTGGAGTACGAGCCAGACACCATGGCTCCATTCCTCAGAGGCCTCATCCGGCGTTTCCTGGCGAGCAAGATAACCAACCCAAGTCCACCTCCGAATCGCAACGCCTCCTACTCCTACCTTCAGGCGCTGAATGTGTTGGAGCAACCAAAGGCGCAACCCGGCCCGGAGAATGGCCTACCTACATCGGAGACGTACACCCTTGAATCAATCCCTGGACTTTAA